From the genome of Bacteroidota bacterium:
GATCCAAATGCCGTAACACGCCGAGCAATAATGCACTCCTCCTTATCATCCCATCGTAACTCTTTTTTAAGTTCTATTTGTTCGGAAAACGTTGTAAGTATATCTTCTTTTGAGATTGGTTCTGCAGAAAAGATTTTAATATCGCTACCCACACCGTCCACTTCACCAACAGCAAGGTATTCTTCCTTTGCAAGTACACTTCCTTTCGGCAGCGATGCCACCATATTTCCGGCAAGTTGATATCGTTCGCTGGATTTTCGTTTAGCAATTCGTTCAGGATAAGCCAACCCAAGCAAAAGTCCGAGACGATCATACTGATGCTTTGAATGTCCTCGATTCAGACCAAGCATACGCATTAGCCGTGTTGATTGGTCACGAATCCGTTGGATTGAAGATCCTTCAGATTTTCTACCTTCTTTGAATATTACATAACGGGAATAAAGATCGATATCGGCATCATTTTTCCCACGCAAAATATCTTTTTCATCCAGCAATGCTGCAAGTTCACACGCAAGTTCACCACATTGAAGTTCTTTCCCTTTGATCAACATATGGGCATATCGGGGATGGAGAGGAAGTGAAGACATCAATTTACCATGCGCAGTAAGATTTCCACTCTTATCCAATGCACCGAGATATTGCAACAACTCTCGCGCTTGTAATAGATGTGCAGCCGGCGGTCGATCGAGGAACTGTAAATGAACTCCTTCTCCGTCTCCCCATTGTGCAAGTTCCATCGCCAGCGGGGCGAGATCTGCAATGATGATTTCCGGCTGAGAATATTTCGGGAGATTGGTGTGATGATGTTCCGTCCATAGACGGTAACATACTCCTGACTGCTCTCTTCCTGCACGCCCTTTTCGTTGTTCTGCGGAGGCTAGTGAAACAGAGGTTGTAACAAGACCAGACATTCCTCTGCGCGCATCAAATGTTGCGCTGCGCGATAATCCAGAATCGATGACAATGCGGACACCGTTAATGGTAAGACTCGTTTCAGCAATATTGGTTGAGAGAATAACTTTTCGTTTTCCAGTTTTTGATGGATGCAAAGCAGCTCGTTGTTTCTCCGGCGATGCATCACCAAACAGTAAATGGATATTCACTTCGGCAGGAAGCTCTTTTTGTTCAAGAAGAGATTCCACTTTTCTTATTTCCCGCTGTCCCGGCAAAAACACCAATACATCTCCTTCCTCTTCTCGGAGAACCCTGCTAATTGTATTTGTAACTAATTGTTCAACAGGTCCATCGTTCTTCTGCGGCAAATAATGGACAACTACTGGAAAGCTTCTCCCTTCACTTTTAACAATGGGTGCGCTGCCTAATAATAATGAGACCGAATGTACATCAATAGTTGCAGACATCACCACAATTTTAAGATCAGGGCGCAAATGGTTCTGAACATCAAGCGTCAGTGCAAGACCAAGATCAGCATGAATACTTCGCTCATGGAATTCGTCAAAAATAATCAATCCAACACCAGGCAGTGATGCATCTTCCTGCAGCATCCTCGTCAATAGACCTTCCGTCACTACTACCAGTCGTGTTGATTTCCCAATGGCACTTTCACCCCGTATTCTATAACCAATCGTCTCTCCGACCTTTTCACCGCGCTGTTCAGCCATATACTCAGCAGAACGTATCGCCGCAAGTCTTCGCGGTTCGAGCATGATGATCTTTTTCCCCTCTAGCCATTGTTCATTGAGCAGAGAAATAGGTACGCGTGTCGTTTTCCCCGCTCCCGGTTCTGCGGAAAGGACAACGTTCCTGTTCTTTTCAATTGTCGAACGAAGTTGAGGAAGAATAATATCGATGGGAAGAGGATTCACTGACAAAAGATAGGAATTATTTCTGCCGCAAAAAAATTTTTGTATGCCGTAATCAAAAAAAAATCCTGCCGAGGCAGGATTTTAGTATTTCGATGTAGTGATAAGATTAATATCGGCGATTTCCGCCGCTTCGTCCACCACGATTACCACCACCTCCGCCGCTAAAACCACCGCGTGAAGAATTCTCTGTTTTTGGTCTGGCTTCGTTCACATCCATTGTCCGTCCCATAAATTCTTTTCCGTGTAAAGCAGCAATTGCAGCTTCTGCTTCAGCTTTTTTCATAAACTCTACAAAGCCAAAACCTTTGGAAACATTGTTCGATCGATCTCTGATGACCGTTACTTCGCCAAGTTCGCCAAATGGTTGAAATGCTTCTTGTAAATTTTCTTTTGTTACTTCCCGATCCAAATTCCCTACATACAGTTTCACGTTGAGCTCCTAATGATATTGATTAAATGTAACATTCTGCTTTAATAACATACAATTAATAACATTAGTAACCTATGATTCATTTTGGAAATTCAAATTCTCTCTTTTTGCTCAACACTTTTCATTATTACACTGACCAGAATCTGTATTCCCCCTTCATTCAAATGGAGTCCCGTTCTTGGTAACGGCCGAACTTGTTCGCCGAAGTCGGAGAATCTAATCATAAGTAATTAACCGTACCTCAGACACTTCGCTTCGCTCAGTGTAACAATTCACTGGTCATTCTGACTTCCGACGCTTTTTGTCGTGACTCAATATCTGAACGTATTAGAATAAGTTCCTAAGTTTTCAATTTCTTATTCGCGAAAATCCGTTTCTTCTGTGTCATCCGTGTTCTATTTTCCTAATATTACCTCAGACACTTCGCTTCGCTCAGTGTAACAACTCACTGGTCATTCTGACTTCCGACGCTTTTTGTCGTGACTCAATATCTGAAGGTATTAGAATAAGTTCCTAAGTTTTTCAATTTCTTATCTGCGAAAATTTGTCTCTTCTGTGTCATCCGCGTTCTATTTTCCTAATATTACTTCAGACTCTTCGCTTCGCTCAGTGTAACAATTCACTGGTCATTCTGACTTCCGACGCTTTTTGTCGTGACTCAATATCTGAAGGTATTAGAATAAGTTTCTAAGTTTTTCAATTTCTTATCCACGAAAATCCGTTTCTTCTGTGTCATCCGTGTTCTATTTTCCTAATATTACTTCAGACTCTTCGCTTCGCTCAGTGTAACAACTCACTGGTCATTCTGACTTCCGACGCTTTTTTGTCGTGACTCAATATCTGAAGGTATTAGAATAAGTTCCTAAGTTTTTCAATTTCTTATCCACGAAAATCCGTTTCTTCTGTGTCATCCGTGTTCTATTTTCCTAATATTACCTCAGACACTTCGCTTCGCTCAGTGTGACAACATTTTACACTTCCCAATCATCAGCATTCTATCCTTGGATCCAAAAAAAAATCCCGCATTCGCGGGATTCAATGTTACCAACCTTGATCAATATCGTAAATTGTCTTACCATCCGCCGGCGCCGGCCAGAAGAAGAGGAACAGATTTGAGTGCTCCTCGTTCAGAACATGAGGACCCATTTTGACGGTGTCATTCGTTGAATTGTAATATGAAGTGTAATACGCAATCTGCTGATTTTTTGGTAATACATAACCGGTTGAAGGATATTCTGGTGCACCAAATACTTTAATAGGCGGTTCACTCCAAGCAGTATTGCGATAAATTTCTTTAAAATTAGCTTCGTAATGCTGTGCCCAGAAACTGACTCCACGGCTGTGAAAATGTCCGGTCATTGCGAGAATATTAATATCGTTTGGAATTTTTTTAACAAACTTCCGAACGGTCAAAGAATCCTTCGGAGGAATATTGATTAATGTATTGCTCGCAAAAATAAGACCCACTTCATTCGTGACCTGCGATTTCGGAATTGTCCAAAAATTGATCAACACTTTTCCTCTTCCATTCGGTGAAAGCTGCGAACCCCCGTTAACATAATGGGTTTGAATCAATAGCTGCTGCTTTCCTTTTAATTTGATCGCAATTCCCGGCGGAAGCTGCCAGACGAAATTTTCTTTCTGCGAAGCAGCAAACATATTCCACATAGTATAGTCCACGGATTTAAAGGTTTCATCATACGTTCCATCGGTCTTTTTTACCGAATCAGTCCGGAACACGTTGCAGTGATGACTTCCGGGGTTGTATGAAAATTGCACTTTCGTGATGTAGATATCGGAATCTGAGGGAAGCGTTGTATAATAATTCCGCTGCAGTTCCTCACCGGCTTTAACGGTAAATGGTGCTATACTGACCTGCACACCCTGCCCTGCCGGCGGAGGTGCTAGATGCACATCGCTTGCGGATGGATCGGGTTCAACGGGTGTTTCCCGTTTACACGAGAACAGCAGAGTCAACAACAGTATGGAAAGATATTTCTTCATAGGTACCCTTAATTGTTTTTTGCTCCTTCAGCAATCCATTGCCGGATTGCAGCGATTTCATTTTGTGACAGTGAAATACCGGCTTGCGGCATTCTATCCCCCTGCCCTTGGCCCGGCGAAGTGATCTTAATATACAAAAAGCTCGAATCCGGCGAATTTGGTTTTACCCGATAAAACGGCGGCAAATTTTTTTTGTCTTCAACACTCCGAACATTCACCAAATTATCGTACGATGAACCTTTACTCAAATTTAGTCCCGCCTTGGCACTGGCACCATGGCAACTCTGCAGTGCGCAGTTTGTAAAAATAATTGCTTGAATACTCGTGAATGTAGGCTCAACAGTCTTTGCAGTAATGGTCTCTTCTTCATTACATCCACCAAAAAGCAAAAGAAAAAATAAGAATACGAATGCTTTTTCAGAAAAAAAATTAAGGTATCGCATCTCTATTTTAAATACACCATTTTTTTTGTTTCATGAAAATCCCCCGTTTGCATTCTATAATAATAGATTCCGGTCGGTAATAGTGATGCATCAAACGAAACGCTATGATACCCTGACTCTTTGATAGTATTCACGACCGTTTGCTTCGTTCTTCCAAGTATATCAAAAATTATTATTGAAACAAATCCTCCCTGTTTCATCTGATATGATATGGTCGTTGATGGGTTAAACGGATTGGGAAAGTTTTGTCCTAACGAATATCCATCAGGAATTGTATTATGCTCTTTATCGGGAACAGCGGTAACCAAAGAACTTCCCTCCGTCAGACGATAATTGACATTCACACCCACAGTAGTAAATTTTTGGATATTATTCTTCGACCACATAATCTCTAACGTATCAATCGTTGTAAGACTACCTAAACCAAAATGAAGCACTGGACTCATTTGCGAAGCATATCCGTTCCCCGCTGTCACTCGCTCTGTTTGCCTTTTTCCGCCAGCAACCACCGTTACCTTGGCTCCGACTGCCATCGCGTTGATTGATACTCCTGTTAATGAAAGTTTGAACCAATTACCTGATTTCTGTTTTGTATTCAGAAGTAATTTATTATTCCCATCTGTTGCCGATGCCACCATATCAATATATCCATCATTGTTGAAATCCCCGGCAGCAAGACCATAAAAGCTGTAGGGATAATTCAACTGATACTGAGCACTCTTTTCTAGAAATGTGCCGTTCGCAAACTCGTAATAGAGATTAGCCAGTCCGTTGAATCCATACGTATTAATCATATAGAGATCATTATCCATATCATTATCAAAATCTTCCCAAACAATTCCCCAGGACATTCCGTTTAACTGCACCCCAAGCGACTCGGCAACATTTTTATAAACGCCATTCGATTGTCGTTTATACAAACCCCCTTTTCCAATTCGTGTAATGTATACCTCTTCCCATCCATCAAAATCAAAATCCTTCCAATAGACTCCCATAGAATTCCCCGCGCCGTAATCGTGTAATCCAGTCAAATGTGAAACATCGGTAAATGTCCCATCGCCATTATTGGAGAATAAATTGCTTTCCAGAAATCCGTCATGAACTTTGTAAATATCCAGATCACCGTCATTATCATAATCAATGAATGTCACTTGCATCGGTGATGTATCTGCGGCACCCGCAATGCCCGCTTTTGTTGTCACATCTTGAAATAAGATTGTGGATCCATTTGAAATGTTTTTATATAAATGATCCGGTTCTGGATATTCGGTCGCCAGAAAAAGGTCAAGTGTACCGTCATTATTGTAATCTCCAAACGCTGCTATAGCGGCAGTCGAAACAAAATTGATTCCGCAATCCGTAGATTGATCTTGAAACGTCCCATCTTTTTTATTTATGAATAAATGACAGCGCCCTTGCCCGTACGCTTCTGCTAAAAAAAGATCGACATACCCATCATTATTGATATCCCCCCACACTCCGGATTTATAACTTCCAAATATTTTCAGTTTAGCGGCTGATGTCACATTCGTAAATGTTCCATTTTTATTGTTCTTCAAAAGAACGCAAAATGAAGTATCGGCAGTGTATGTCTGCGCAATGTTCGCAAAAAAGATATCGTCCCATCCATCCTTATCAAAGTCAATCACGGACACACCATGATTGCCATAATACGTGGATGCTAATGGCAATCCTGAGGATTGGTCAGAAAATAGGCTTTGTTGTCCAAAAAGAGGAAGCGAAAAAATTAATATGAAGAAGTGAGTTTTCATTGTTTACTACACTAAAAAAGAAAAATTACATGCCATTTTCAAGTGCGGTAAAAAATATTACTCCTTATTATGGAGAATCTCGTCATTCTGATGGAGTCCCGTTTTTGGGGACGATCGAGCTTGTCCACTGAAGGAGGAGGATCTTAGCGTATTATAAATCGTACCTCAGACACTTCGCTTCGCTCAGTGTAACAACACACTGATCATTCTCTGAAGGAGTCCCGTTATTTGGGACGACTGAACCTGTCCGCCGAAGGAGGAGAATCTGATCGTAACTATTTTTTTCTTATCAGCGTAAATCCATTCATTCCGTGTTATCCGTATTCTATCCCTTCGTCATTCTGAGGTCGTCTTGTTTTTAGACGACCGAAGAATCTGATCGTAACAGTGAATACTCATGAGTAAACATTTTCTATTCCTTATCCGCGTAAATCCGTGCCATCTGTGTCATCAGCGTTCTATTTCCTAAAATTACTTCAGACACTTCGCTTCGGTGAGTGAAACAATTTCTTATCCGTGTTCTATCCCCTTCCTCATTTTTGGGGAATCCTTCACTTTCGGAATCTGCTCCAATGGCTCATTAAATCGACGAGGAAAAATCATCTTATGCACAGGATGTGTAATAGACAGCACCGGCACTGTCACTCGACGCACCACTTCTTCCGTTGTATTGCCGATCTGAGTCCTTCTCATTCCCCGTGCACCGTGAGTGCCCATAACAATAAGATCAACTTTACGATCCTCTGCTACGTTGACAATCGAATTGTCCGGTTCAACATCGCGCGTTGCAAATTGTTCTACTGCGATGGATTTGGCACGTTCGTCGTACGTAATCAGATCAGGGAATTGAATGCGTGACAGATATTCTTCAGAGACAGAAAGATCGGTAATATGCAGCAGAATTAATTTTGCATGGAATGCCAATGCGAATGCAATGGCATATGGTAAGGAATAATTACTGTATTCCGAAAAATCGGTTGGGACAAGAATGTTTTTTATGTCGCTAAAGGGATTTTCATTATCAGGTCGAAGCGTTATC
Proteins encoded in this window:
- the hrpB gene encoding ATP-dependent helicase HrpB, whose translation is MNPLPIDIILPQLRSTIEKNRNVVLSAEPGAGKTTRVPISLLNEQWLEGKKIIMLEPRRLAAIRSAEYMAEQRGEKVGETIGYRIRGESAIGKSTRLVVVTEGLLTRMLQEDASLPGVGLIIFDEFHERSIHADLGLALTLDVQNHLRPDLKIVVMSATIDVHSVSLLLGSAPIVKSEGRSFPVVVHYLPQKNDGPVEQLVTNTISRVLREEEGDVLVFLPGQREIRKVESLLEQKELPAEVNIHLLFGDASPEKQRAALHPSKTGKRKVILSTNIAETSLTINGVRIVIDSGLSRSATFDARRGMSGLVTTSVSLASAEQRKGRAGREQSGVCYRLWTEHHHTNLPKYSQPEIIIADLAPLAMELAQWGDGEGVHLQFLDRPPAAHLLQARELLQYLGALDKSGNLTAHGKLMSSLPLHPRYAHMLIKGKELQCGELACELAALLDEKDILRGKNDADIDLYSRYVIFKEGRKSEGSSIQRIRDQSTRLMRMLGLNRGHSKHQYDRLGLLLGLAYPERIAKRKSSERYQLAGNMVASLPKGSVLAKEEYLAVGEVDGVGSDIKIFSAEPISKEDILTTFSEQIELKKELRWDDKEECIIARRVTAFGSIEIAEKHSQPDAEDAKKIVIEVIRRMGINILPWNKESESLRFRSEWLRKNKLIQNWVNLSDENLLSSVQDWLAPFLDGITRKSQLLNLDMVEVLRSLFVYEQLKELDHLVPTHLTVPTGSHIPIDYSGEQPILAVRLQEMFGETKTPTVGGGRIKVLLHLLSPARRPIAVTQDLPSFWKNAYIDVRKDMRGQYPKHYWPENPLEAEPTTKTKKRMEAKSK
- a CDS encoding RNA-binding protein, which codes for MKLYVGNLDREVTKENLQEAFQPFGELGEVTVIRDRSNNVSKGFGFVEFMKKAEAEAAIAALHGKEFMGRTMDVNEARPKTENSSRGGFSGGGGGNRGGRSGGNRRY
- a CDS encoding FG-GAP-like repeat-containing protein, which codes for MKTHFFILIFSLPLFGQQSLFSDQSSGLPLASTYYGNHGVSVIDFDKDGWDDIFFANIAQTYTADTSFCVLLKNNKNGTFTNVTSAAKLKIFGSYKSGVWGDINNDGYVDLFLAEAYGQGRCHLFINKKDGTFQDQSTDCGINFVSTAAIAAFGDYNNDGTLDLFLATEYPEPDHLYKNISNGSTILFQDVTTKAGIAGAADTSPMQVTFIDYDNDGDLDIYKVHDGFLESNLFSNNGDGTFTDVSHLTGLHDYGAGNSMGVYWKDFDFDGWEEVYITRIGKGGLYKRQSNGVYKNVAESLGVQLNGMSWGIVWEDFDNDMDNDLYMINTYGFNGLANLYYEFANGTFLEKSAQYQLNYPYSFYGLAAGDFNNDGYIDMVASATDGNNKLLLNTKQKSGNWFKLSLTGVSINAMAVGAKVTVVAGGKRQTERVTAGNGYASQMSPVLHFGLGSLTTIDTLEIMWSKNNIQKFTTVGVNVNYRLTEGSSLVTAVPDKEHNTIPDGYSLGQNFPNPFNPSTTISYQMKQGGFVSIIIFDILGRTKQTVVNTIKESGYHSVSFDASLLPTGIYYYRMQTGDFHETKKMVYLK
- a CDS encoding universal stress protein; translated protein: MYKIKNILCPTDFSEASIAAIRYALLFIKHYKATLTLLFVDEYEQTPLGAFGSDPEMQRKHRVQSSAFADEQFRKIITMLNIDKDRVRTVVRFGAAYKEIVLEAEEVDYSAVIISVLGIGNSTPHLIGRTAERIVRLCRVPVITLRPDNENPFSDIKNILVPTDFSEYSNYSLPYAIAFALAFHAKLILLHITDLSVSEEYLSRIQFPDLITYDERAKSIAVEQFATRDVEPDNSIVNVAEDRKVDLIVMGTHGARGMRRTQIGNTTEEVVRRVTVPVLSITHPVHKMIFPRRFNEPLEQIPKVKDSPKMRKGIEHG